In Nocardioides faecalis, the following proteins share a genomic window:
- a CDS encoding TetR/AcrR family transcriptional regulator, with protein MTKASVSKLVPKVPGGSLRASYSASTKRALVDVAEKLFAEKGYAATSLDAIVAGARVTKGALYHHFAGKQALFEAVFERVEQESSKRIQKALRSERDPWEKALKGLRSFLEVVQENRYRRIVIQDGPAVLGYERYREQEERSTFANIVEIVRGTLEAGDWELDEDMLQTFARIFFGAMSSAGESVATADDPEAAARRVEGAIGFLLAGVQSLVSQGLDLSDALMTVRVTGADNDGGAQA; from the coding sequence GTGACGAAGGCGTCGGTGTCGAAGTTGGTCCCCAAGGTCCCGGGCGGCAGCCTGCGTGCGTCGTACTCGGCCTCGACGAAGCGCGCGCTCGTGGACGTGGCCGAGAAGCTCTTCGCCGAGAAGGGCTACGCAGCCACCTCCCTCGACGCGATCGTCGCCGGGGCGCGGGTCACCAAGGGCGCGCTCTACCACCACTTCGCCGGCAAGCAGGCGCTCTTCGAGGCCGTCTTCGAGCGCGTCGAGCAGGAGTCCTCGAAGCGGATCCAGAAGGCGCTGCGCAGCGAGCGCGACCCGTGGGAGAAGGCCCTGAAGGGGCTGCGGTCCTTCCTCGAGGTCGTGCAGGAGAACCGGTACCGCCGGATCGTCATCCAGGACGGCCCCGCCGTGCTCGGCTACGAGCGCTACCGCGAGCAGGAGGAGCGCTCGACGTTCGCCAACATCGTCGAGATCGTCCGGGGCACGCTCGAGGCCGGCGACTGGGAGCTCGACGAGGACATGCTGCAGACCTTCGCGCGGATCTTCTTCGGCGCGATGTCCTCGGCCGGGGAGTCCGTGGCCACGGCCGACGACCCCGAGGCGGCAGCACGCCGGGTGGAAGGGGCGATCGGCTTCCTGCTCGCCGGTGTGCAGAGCCTGGTCTCCCAGGGCCTCGACCTCTCCGACGCGCTGATGACCGTGCGCGTCACCGGTGCCGACAACGACGGCGGCGCGCAGGCCTGA
- a CDS encoding DUF3048 domain-containing protein, with product MRTSILRSALPASLLALSLVLTGCGGGEEEKKPASGETSSAPEPEVPATWPLTGEETDTEVELDHPVVVAKIDNSKSSAPQVGLGKADMVVEELVEGGITRLAAFYYSRLPKEIGPVRSMRASDIGIVTPVDAVIAASGAAAPTIGRLDEAGVKFFTEGGPGYFRKQGRYAPYNLFTSLAAVGKAAEDGKNERPADYLPWGTPQDLPEGAVATTIAADFGRHTTNWQFKNGTYVNTNSFAAEGDRFKPDTVLVLRVDVVDAGYRDPAGNFVPESRFRGGGQAQLFHNGTVVEGEWSKKKLSSPLKLTTAEGTLKVPAGKVWIELVPVDSAGGSVTFGK from the coding sequence GTGCGTACGTCGATCCTCCGCTCTGCCCTGCCCGCCTCCCTCCTCGCGCTGAGCCTGGTGCTCACCGGCTGCGGTGGAGGAGAGGAGGAGAAGAAGCCCGCGTCGGGAGAGACCTCGTCGGCGCCCGAGCCCGAGGTGCCCGCCACCTGGCCGCTGACGGGCGAGGAGACCGACACCGAGGTCGAGCTGGACCACCCGGTGGTGGTCGCCAAGATCGACAACTCCAAGTCCAGCGCGCCGCAGGTCGGCCTCGGCAAGGCGGACATGGTCGTGGAGGAGCTCGTCGAGGGCGGCATCACCCGCCTGGCGGCGTTCTACTACTCGCGGCTGCCCAAGGAGATCGGCCCGGTGCGGTCGATGCGCGCCAGCGACATCGGCATCGTCACCCCGGTCGACGCCGTGATCGCCGCGAGCGGCGCCGCGGCCCCGACCATCGGCCGGCTCGACGAGGCCGGCGTGAAGTTCTTCACCGAGGGCGGTCCGGGCTACTTCCGCAAGCAGGGTCGCTACGCGCCGTACAACCTGTTCACCAGCCTGGCCGCGGTCGGCAAGGCCGCCGAGGACGGCAAGAACGAGCGGCCCGCCGACTACCTCCCGTGGGGCACGCCGCAGGACCTGCCCGAGGGGGCGGTGGCGACGACCATCGCCGCCGACTTCGGCAGGCACACCACGAACTGGCAGTTCAAGAACGGCACGTACGTCAACACCAACTCGTTCGCGGCCGAGGGTGACCGGTTCAAGCCGGACACGGTCCTCGTGCTGCGCGTCGACGTGGTCGACGCGGGCTACCGCGACCCGGCGGGCAACTTCGTGCCCGAGAGCCGGTTCCGTGGCGGCGGGCAGGCCCAGCTGTTCCACAACGGCACCGTCGTCGAGGGCGAGTGGTCGAAGAAGAAGCTCAGCTCGCCGCTGAAGCTGACCACCGCGGAGGGCACGCTGAAGGTGCCGGCCGGCAAGGTCTGGATCGAGCTCGTCCCGGTCGACTCCGCCGGCGGCTCGGTCACCTTCGGCAAGTGA
- a CDS encoding SDR family NAD(P)-dependent oxidoreductase has product MGRFDGRIAVITGSARGIGFGTATRFAEEGASVAIVDLDESAAAEAAARLPLVEGAKAIGVGANVSDGASVEAAVERVVSELGGIHVLVNNAGITRDNLLFKMTEEDWDLVMGVHLKGAFLMSKAAQKHFVEQRYGKIVNISSVSALGNRGQANYSAAKMGIQGFTRTLGIELGPFGINVNAVAPGFIVTEMTEATAVRLKMEPDEFFKLNAEANPVRRIGYPEDIAAAVTFLSADESSYITGQTIYVDGGVSLGT; this is encoded by the coding sequence ATGGGTCGTTTCGACGGGCGTATCGCCGTCATCACCGGTTCCGCGCGGGGCATCGGGTTCGGCACCGCCACCCGGTTCGCCGAGGAGGGTGCGTCGGTGGCGATCGTCGACCTCGACGAGTCCGCCGCCGCCGAGGCCGCCGCCCGGCTGCCGCTGGTCGAGGGCGCGAAGGCGATCGGCGTCGGCGCGAACGTGTCCGACGGCGCCTCGGTCGAGGCCGCCGTCGAGCGCGTGGTCAGCGAGCTCGGCGGCATCCACGTGCTGGTGAACAACGCCGGCATCACCCGCGACAACCTGCTGTTCAAGATGACCGAGGAGGACTGGGACCTTGTCATGGGCGTGCACCTCAAGGGCGCGTTCTTGATGTCCAAGGCCGCTCAGAAGCACTTCGTCGAGCAGCGCTACGGCAAGATCGTGAACATCTCCAGCGTCTCCGCGCTGGGCAACCGCGGCCAGGCCAACTACTCCGCGGCCAAGATGGGCATCCAGGGCTTCACCCGCACCCTCGGCATCGAGCTCGGCCCGTTCGGCATCAACGTCAACGCGGTCGCCCCCGGCTTCATCGTCACCGAGATGACCGAGGCCACCGCGGTGCGGCTGAAGATGGAGCCCGACGAGTTCTTCAAGCTCAACGCCGAGGCCAACCCGGTGCGCCGGATCGGCTACCCCGAGGACATCGCCGCCGCGGTCACGTTCCTGTCGGCCGACGAGTCGTCGTACATCACCGGCCAGACGATCTACGTCGACGGCGGCGTCTCGCTGGGCACCTGA
- a CDS encoding HIT family protein has protein sequence MTECVFCAIVAGDAAAEMVLDEPDLVAFLDRRPVFKGHVLLVPRTHVATLPDLPAGLREPFLVAAQRLAAAVVDGLGAQGSFVAINNTVSQSVPHLHLHVVPRTKGDGLRGFFWPRRKYGDGEAAEHAARLRAALPAV, from the coding sequence ATGACCGAGTGCGTGTTCTGCGCGATCGTCGCCGGTGACGCCGCGGCCGAGATGGTGCTCGACGAGCCGGACCTGGTGGCCTTCCTGGACCGCCGCCCGGTCTTCAAGGGCCACGTGCTGCTGGTGCCCCGCACCCACGTCGCGACCCTGCCGGACCTGCCCGCCGGGCTGCGCGAGCCGTTCCTGGTCGCGGCCCAGCGGCTGGCCGCCGCGGTCGTCGACGGGCTCGGCGCCCAGGGCAGCTTCGTGGCGATCAACAACACCGTCAGCCAGTCCGTGCCGCACCTGCACCTGCACGTGGTGCCGCGCACGAAGGGCGACGGCCTGCGCGGCTTCTTCTGGCCCCGCCGCAAGTACGGCGACGGCGAGGCCGCCGAGCACGCGGCCCGGCTGCGCGCAGCCCTGCCCGCTGTGTGA
- a CDS encoding thioesterase family protein → MNAVAYWHRTAAHTFTPTEHVGGAWDLRTQHIAPALGVLAHEVERDRDRRRGADLVISRLSYDILGTVPLAAIDVEVEVLRPGRTIELVQATARSEGRAVVVLRAWLTEPYDTAALAGTAVEPIPGPEQTPPWDMAGLWRGGFIASIEARRTEHAPGRASAWFRTPHALVADEEVSRFAATAGMIDVSNGTAVRADPAKVAFPNLDVTAHFHRHPVGEWVGLDVTVTFGATGMGLTSAVLHDEQGPVGIVAQTLTVRPPA, encoded by the coding sequence ATGAACGCCGTGGCCTACTGGCACCGCACCGCAGCACACACCTTCACCCCCACCGAGCACGTCGGCGGCGCCTGGGACCTTCGCACCCAGCACATCGCTCCCGCGCTCGGGGTGCTCGCGCACGAGGTGGAGCGCGACCGCGACCGGCGGCGCGGAGCGGACCTGGTGATCAGCCGGCTCTCCTACGACATCCTCGGCACCGTCCCGCTCGCCGCCATCGACGTCGAGGTCGAGGTCCTGCGTCCCGGCCGCACGATCGAGCTCGTCCAGGCGACCGCACGCAGCGAGGGCCGCGCGGTGGTCGTGCTGCGCGCCTGGCTCACCGAGCCGTACGACACCGCGGCGCTGGCGGGCACCGCGGTCGAGCCGATCCCCGGGCCCGAGCAGACTCCGCCGTGGGACATGGCCGGCCTGTGGCGAGGAGGGTTCATCGCGTCGATCGAGGCGCGTCGTACCGAGCACGCCCCGGGCCGGGCGAGCGCCTGGTTCCGTACGCCGCACGCCCTGGTCGCCGACGAGGAGGTCAGCCGCTTCGCTGCGACCGCCGGGATGATCGACGTCAGCAACGGCACCGCGGTGCGGGCCGACCCGGCGAAGGTCGCGTTCCCGAACCTCGACGTGACCGCGCACTTCCACCGCCACCCGGTCGGCGAGTGGGTCGGCCTGGACGTCACGGTCACCTTCGGCGCCACCGGCATGGGCCTGACCTCGGCCGTGCTGCACGACGAGCAGGGCCCGGTCGGCATCGTCGCGCAGACCCTCACGGTGCGCCCACCCGCCTGA